The following coding sequences lie in one Stigmatopora argus isolate UIUO_Sarg chromosome 5, RoL_Sarg_1.0, whole genome shotgun sequence genomic window:
- the LOC144074952 gene encoding myogenesis-regulating glycosidase-like: MYQMVPAVPGELHLSDGPGDSPLKKRGSREARPLAVSSVLGCLLVLAAVVAWCYYSASLRKAQLVKTELLDLNKDGFVIRNQTGAIIFTMTFSSAQLDLDSCSLEENILSCTRSDAGQVHFFIHTDRPKETVTCYLVRWEPLDHEGPVEHTMPCNGSHWYGGAESATQRWPVAVEGEREPRPFVTGDVYAHRDAFGGILERYWLSSKAVAIKINDSVPFHLGWSEKDLALRFQARYRDSPFKPARGRRASPELGYTVCVGSDVTSIHKYMVRRYFPKPVKVPSVEVFKHPVWSTWALYKTSVTQDKLLRYAADIRKHGFACSHLELDDRYTADYGEFDFDPQKFPNASGMFERLREGGFRVTLWTHPFINYDSINFGVGVQDGLFVREPGGQLPALVRWWNGIGGILDFTNPKARDWYRAQLEKMKERYGVTSFKFDAGESSYLPPQFSTLVPLSDPSAFTRLYTEMAVPFSERAELRVGYQSQNISCFYRIIDRDSVWGYELGLRSIVPTVLTVSILGYQFVLPDMIGGNAYADHMEGNGKDLPDRELYIRWLELSAFMPAMQFSIPPWHYDDQVVEIAQKFTKLHETLVAPRVLKLAKEVLHTGDPIVRPLWWIAAAAADEAAYKVDSQFLIGDELLVAPVLEPGKRERDIYLPAGSWRSYKGEHFLQGPKHLTDYPVDLDEIAYFTWVQ, translated from the exons ATGTACCAGATGGTTCCGGCGGTGCCCGGGGAGCTGCACCTGTCCGACGGTCCCGGGGACTCGCCGCTGAAAAAGCGAGGGAGTCGGGAAGCCCGACCGCTGGCCGTCTCCAGCGTCCTGGGATGCCTTTTGGTTCTGGCCGCCGTGGTGGCCTGGTGCTACTATTCGGCATCTCTTCGCAAGGCCCAGCTGGTCAAGACGGAGCTTTTGGATCTCAACAAGGACGGCTTCGTCATCCGGAACCAGACGGGCGCTATTATATTCACCATGACCTTCAG CTCCGCCCAACTGGACTTGGACTCCTGCTCCCTGGAGGAAAATATCCTTAGCTGCACCCGCTCGGATGCCGGCCAGGTCCACTTTTTCATCCACACCGATCGACCGAAGGAGACGGTGACGTGTTACCTCGTGCGCTGGGAGCCCTTGGACCACGAGGGCCCGGTGGAGCACACCATGCCTTGCAACGGCTCTCATTGGTACGGCGGGGCGGAGAGCGCCACGCAGCGCTGGCCCGTGGCCGTGGAGGGCGAGCGGGAACCGCGGCCTTTCGTCACCGGCGACGTCTACGCCCACCGCGACGCTTTCGGGGGGATTCTGGAACGCTACTGGCTCTCCTCCAAGGCGGTGGCCATCAAAATTAACGATTCGGTGCCCTTCCACCTGGGCTGGTCCGAGAAGGACCTGGCGCTACGCTTCCAGGCCCGCTACCGGGATTCCCCGTTCAAGCCAGCGCGGGGACGGCGGGCCTCGCCGGAACTCGGCTACACGGTCTGCGTGGGCTCGGATGTCACCTCCATTCATAAATACATG GTGCGTCGCTATTTCCCAAAGCCCGTCAAGGTTCCTTCGGTGGAGGTGTTCAAGCATCCCGTGTGGTCCACCTGGGCTCTCTACAAGACATCGGTCACCCAAGACAAGCTGCTGCGCTACGCCGCCGACATCAGGAAGCACGGCTTCGCCTGCTCCCACCTGGAGCTGGACGACCGCTACACCGCCGACTACGGCGAGTTTGACTTCGACCCCCAGAAGTTCCCCAACGCCAGCGGCATGTTCGAGCGGCTCCGCGAAGGCGGCTTCCGAGTGACGCTGTGGACCCACCCGTTCATCAACTACGACTCCATCAACTTTGGCGTGGGCGTCCAGGACGGACTGTTTGTGCGCGAGCCCGGCGGCCAGCTGCCGGCGCTGGTCCGCTGGTGGAACGGCATCGGCGGGATCTTGGACTTCACCAATCCCAAGGCCCGCGACTGGTACCGGGCCCAACTGGAGAAGATGAAAGAACGCTACGGCGTGACGTCCTTTAAGTTTGACGCGGGGGAGAGCAGCTACCTGCCGCCACAGTTTAGCACGCTGGTCCCGCTGAGCGACCCGTCCGCCTTCACCCGCCTCTACACGGAGATGGCCGTCCCCTTCAGCGAGCGGGCCGAGCTGAGGGTGGGCTACCAGAGTCAGAACATCTCCTGTTTCTACAGGATCATCGACAGGGACTCGGTGTGGGGGTACGAGCTGGGCCTCAGGTCCATCGTCCCCACGGTTTTGACCGTCAGTATTCTGGGCTACCAGTTTGTCCTGCCCGATATGATCGGCGGGAACGCGTACGCTGACCATATGGAGG GCAACGGGAAGGATCTGCCCGACAGAGAACTTTACATCAGATGGTTGGAGCTGTCTGCCTTCATGCCCGCTATGCAGTTTTCCATCCCACCGTGGCACTACGACGACCAA GTGGTGGAGATAGCGCAAAAGTTCACCAAACTCCACGAGACCCTGGTGGCTCCTCGGGTTCTCAAGTTGGCCAAAGAAGTGCTCCACACGGGAGATCCCATCGTCAGGCCCCTGTGGTggatcgccgccgccgccgctgacGAGGCGGCTTACAAGGTGGACTCTCAGTTCCTGATCGGGGACGAGCTGCTGGTGGCTCCCGTCTTGGAACCGGGCAAGCGGGAAAGGGACATCTACCTGCCCGCTGGGAGCTGGAGAAGCTACAAGGGAGAGCATTTCCTTCAGGGCCCCAAGCACCTGACGGACTACCCCGTGGACCTGGACGAGATCGCCTACTTTACGTGGGTTCAATGA
- the izumo1 gene encoding izumo sperm-egg fusion protein 1, which produces MLLTSLALVLALTLVYGAEACLQCDSGVRNMHEAFSLSKSPASKQKAFQDMIDNAYSQYQDESRKRKGVIDVTTLYRVKTEYQIAFKLFLEQNTDRSSEFISTLAKGQNILESHLTTFIRDGLCPNQCGLLRRRVMDCISCDYKIYTCPSPSGKEDCGEYPVEAEERGQAVLNCFRPWHSFVFGSPEYRYTWAPAVTGGRKPRERDFRDLSVTKDPFVVLNQLRWSERGTYRCSLMGHDGMLLYKVTFLLSVTRKARPKRRPNLTLPSLSEIPGGALMQLMAVVTALSLALSLLFAAVIGKMIRRRKSENQRSGVGEENDYWWNRWCALFSN; this is translated from the exons ATGCTCCTGACGTCGCTGGCCCTGGTTCTGGCGCTGACGCTGGTCTACGGCGCCGAGGCCTGCCTGCAATGCGACAGCGGCGTCAGAAACATGCACGAAGCTTTTTCCCTGTCCAAAAGCCCCGCCAGCAAACAGAAGGCCTTCCAGGATATGATAGACAACGCCTATAGCCAGTACCAGGACGAAAGCAGGAAGCGGAAGGGCGTCATAG ATGTGACCACCTTGTACAGAGTCAAAACGGAGTACCAGATTGCATTTAAACTCTTCCTGGAGCAAAATACGG ACAGATCCTCTGAATTCATTAGTACCCTTGCCAAGGGGCAAAATATATTAGAAAGCCACTTGACGACGTTCATCCGCGATG GATTGTGCCCCAACCAATGTG GGCTCTTGCGAAGGCGAGTGATGGATTGCATCTCCTGCGATTACAAGATCTACACCTGTCCTTCCCCGTCGGGCAAAGAGGATTGCGGCG AATACCCAGTGGAAGCCGAGGAGAGAGGACAGGCGGTCCTCAACTGTTTCCGGCCGTGGCATTCTTTTGTCTTTGGGAGCCCGGAGTACCGCTACACGTGGGCCCCCGCCGTCACAGGAGGCAGAAAG cCCAGAGAGCGTGACTTCCGAGATCTAAGTGTGACGAAGGACCCGTTCGTGGTGTTAAATCAGCTCCGGTGGAGCGAGCGGGGGACGTACCGATGCTCGCTGATGGGCCACGATGGGATGCTCCTCTACAAAGTCACATTCCTCCTCAGCG TGACTCGGAAGGCGCGGCCAAAACGCCGACCTAACTTGACGCTGCCTTCGCTCTCGGAGATCCCGGGGGGGGCGCTGATGCAGCTCATGGCCGTGGTCACCGCTCTGAGCCTGGCGCTCAGTCTGCTCTTCGCCGCCGTCATCGG AAAAATGATTCGGCGGAGAAAATCCGAGAACCAGAGGAGTGGAGTCGGAGAAGAAAATGACTATTGGTGGAACAGATGGTGTGCACTGTTTAGCAACTAG
- the adra2b gene encoding alpha-2B adrenergic receptor — translation MARVQESGCSLELSPWNGSWVAGGGGGGGVPVPVPVPCNQSVHKLAPYSPEATAAFATAITLMVVFTIVGNVMVIIAVLTSHSLRGPQNLFLVSLAAADILVATLIIPFSLANELLGYWYFKSLWCEIYLALDVLFCTSSIVHLCAISLDRYLSISRVTYGRQRTPRRIKGAIVVVWLISSVISFPPLLSLNKSEAGELTDDRGPQCKLNDERWYILYSTIGSFFAPCLIMILVYVRIYQIAKQRTRRPPGEPRKDGALASSAAATPAGPGRRANGAGKPSAEEEPSPAAKTPSADPASRAGAPAPSAEGPAKASRGPERPKRGKSHNNNGDSSSTDSEASNERAPGSSGAPGGGGGGGGARSPASAERHRDLMSTPRGARLAPGRKSKVDKNPGAARRKAMVNREKRFTFVLAVVIGVFVVCWFPFFFSYSLQAVCPEACAIPPPLFTFFFWIGYCNSCLNPVIYTIFNKDFRKAFKKILCRSTKGTTFF, via the coding sequence ATGGCCCGGGTTCAGGAGAGCGGCTGTTCCCTGGAGCTGAGCCCCTGGAACGGCAGCTGGgtggccggcggcggcggcggcggtggcgtcccggtccccgtccccgtcccctgcaaccagagCGTCCACAAGCTGGCGCCGTACTCGCCCGAGGCCACGGCCGCCTTCGCCACGGCCATCACGCTGATGGTGGTGTTCACCATCGTGGGCAACGTGATGGTGATCATCGCCGTGCTGACCAGCCACTCCCTGCGGGGGCCGCAGAACCTGTTCCTGGTGTCGCTGGCGGCCGCCGACATCTTGGTGGCCACGCTGATCATCCCCTTCTCGCTGGCCAACGAGCTGCTGGGCTACTGGTACTTCAAGTCGCTGTGGTGCGAGATCTACCTGGCCCTGGACGTGCTCTTCTGCACCTCGTCCATCGTGCACCTGTGCGCCATCTCGCTGGACCGCTACCTGTCCATCTCGCGGGTGACCTACGGCCGCCAGCGGACGCCGCGCCGCATCAAGGGCGCCATCGTGGTGGTGTGGCTCATCTCCTCCGTCATCTCCTTCCCGCCGCTGCTGTCGCTGAACAAGAGCGAGGCGGGCGAGCTGACCGACGACAGGGGCCCCCAGTGCAAGCTCAACGACGAGCGCTGGTACATCCTCTACTCCACCATCGGCTCCTTCTTCGCGCCGTGCCTCATCATGATCCTGGTCTACGTGCGCATCTACCAGATCGCCAAGCAGAGGACGCGCCGCCCGCCGGGGGAGCCCCGCAAGGACGGGGCCTTGGCGTCGTCGGCGGCCGCCACGCCCGCCGGGCCCGGACGCCGGGCCAACGGCGCCGGAAAGCCCTCGGCGGAGGAGGAGCCTTCCCCGGCCGCGAAGACCCCCTCCGCCGATCCGGCGTCCCGGGCCGGAGCGCCCGCCCCCTCGGCGGAAGGCCCGGCTAAGGCCTCGCGGGGCCCCGAGCGTCCCAAGCGGGGCAAATCCCACAACAACAACGGCGACAGCTCCAGCACGGACAGCGAGGCCAGCAACGAAAGGGCCCCCGGGAGCTCCGGCGcccccggcggcggcggtggcggaggGGGCGCGCGCTCGCCGGCTTCCGCCGAGCGCCACCGCGACCTGATGAGCACCCCCAGGGGGGCGCGCCTGGCGCCGGGCAGGAAGTCCAAAGTGGACAAGAACCCGGGGGCGGCTCGGCGCAAAGCCATGGTCAACCGGGAGAAGCGCTTCACCTTCGTGCTGGCCGTGGTCATCGGCGTCTTCGTGGTGTGCTGGTTCCCCTTCTTCTTCTCCTACTCCCTGCAGGCGGTGTGCCCCGAGGCCTGCGCCATTCCGCCGCCGCTCTTCACCTTCTTCTTCTGGATCGGCTACTGCAACTCCTGCCTCAACCCGGTCATCTACACCATCTTCAACAAAGACTTTAGGAAGGCCTTCAAGAAAATTCTGTGCAGGAGCACCAAGGGGACGACTTTCTTTTag